The Vicinamibacterales bacterium genome contains a region encoding:
- a CDS encoding VanZ family protein, which yields MSSARRGPAASLPTSASVLALWAPVGLYMALIFWASSLPSPPSPAQVGDKVQHFAAYAGLGLVTIRATAGGRIRGLTLAAVGLAWAIAAVYGVTDEWHQAYVPGRTSDIADVAADWLGAGLAAVGAGAFGIIARSRRGPDAH from the coding sequence GTGAGCAGCGCCCGCCGGGGCCCGGCCGCGAGTCTTCCGACGTCCGCCTCGGTGCTGGCGCTCTGGGCCCCCGTGGGGCTCTACATGGCGCTCATCTTCTGGGCGTCGTCTCTCCCCTCGCCGCCCTCGCCGGCCCAGGTGGGCGACAAGGTCCAACACTTCGCGGCCTATGCCGGCCTGGGCCTGGTCACCATCCGGGCCACCGCCGGCGGACGCATCCGCGGCCTGACGCTGGCGGCCGTCGGCCTCGCCTGGGCAATCGCCGCCGTCTACGGCGTCACCGACGAGTGGCACCAGGCCTACGTACCGGGGCGCACCTCGGACATCGCCGACGTCGCCGCCGACTGGTTGGGCGCGGGCCTGGCCGCTGTGGGGGCTGGGGCGTTCGGTATAATCGCTCGTTCGCGCCGGGGCCCCGACGCGCACTGA
- a CDS encoding enoyl-CoA hydratase-related protein — MTYDNLLVERDGAVAVVTLNRPRVLNALDSKTVAELGDCMAALGADPAVGAIVLTGSGDKAFVAGADINELAALSPAEGKEHAATGQRVFDAIESLGKPVVAAINGFALGGGCELAMACTLRIAADSARLGQPEINLGLIPGYAGSQRLPRLVGRGRALELLLTGEMIGAARAYEMGLVNRVVPAADLRAEAVKLAAALAEKAPIATRYLLEAVHHGAEMPLAEAQHLEATLFGLVASTDDMKEGTRAFLEKRKAAWKGR; from the coding sequence ATGACCTACGACAACCTGCTGGTCGAGCGCGACGGCGCCGTCGCCGTCGTGACCCTGAATCGGCCCCGCGTCCTGAACGCGCTGGACTCCAAGACGGTCGCTGAGCTCGGGGACTGCATGGCCGCGCTGGGCGCGGACCCCGCGGTCGGCGCGATCGTGCTGACCGGCTCGGGTGACAAGGCCTTCGTGGCTGGAGCGGACATCAACGAACTGGCCGCGCTGTCGCCCGCTGAAGGCAAGGAACACGCGGCGACCGGCCAGCGCGTGTTCGACGCCATCGAGTCGCTCGGCAAGCCGGTGGTGGCCGCCATCAATGGCTTCGCGCTCGGTGGCGGGTGCGAGCTGGCGATGGCATGCACGCTACGGATCGCGGCGGACTCGGCGCGCCTCGGCCAGCCCGAGATCAACCTCGGCCTGATCCCCGGTTACGCCGGGTCGCAGCGCCTGCCCAGGCTGGTGGGCCGGGGCCGCGCCCTGGAATTGCTGCTCACGGGCGAGATGATCGGCGCCGCGCGCGCCTACGAGATGGGCCTGGTGAACCGGGTGGTGCCCGCGGCCGATCTGCGCGCCGAGGCCGTCAAGCTGGCGGCGGCGCTGGCGGAGAAGGCCCCCATCGCCACCCGATACCTCCTGGAGGCGGTCCACCACGGGGCGGAGATGCCGCTGGCAGAGGCCCAGCATCTCGAGGCCACGCTCTTCGGGCTCGTCGCCTCCACCGACGACATGAAGGAAGGCACGCGCGCGTTCCTGGAGAAGCGCAAGGCGGCGTGGAAGGGCCGGTAG
- the lysS gene encoding lysine--tRNA ligase — MSSEATQGEQRRANLAAIEALGVPTYPHRFDVTHTVGDLADRYVDASADALERDRVETVVAGRVLSIRSFGKAGFLVLSDGRRRLQVYVRQDALSERDYAVSRLLDFGDLVGVSGHLFRTKTNELSVWAASLTFLAKCFLPLPEKWHGLQDIEVRYRQRYLDLIVNPDVRRVFEIRSRTVAAIRDVLTGRGFLEVETPMMQPIAGGALARPFVTHHNALDIKLYLRIAPELYLKRLVVGGIERVFEINRNFRNEGISTQHNPEFTMLEFYWAYVDYQTLMAFTEELLSTVAERVTGGTTCRFGDHEISFAAPFRRLSMRHAAAEEASRRLGRTVAPDDLRTLDGARAVARDLHIDVAPGAGAGKVTSDIFEHLWQASLVQPTFVYDFPTEVSPLSKQRADDPDTVERFELYIGGFEVANAFSELNDPDEQRRRFEAQLADKARGDDEAHAMDEDYVRALEYGLPPTGGEGIGIDRLVMVLSNSPSIRDVILFPQMRPRE, encoded by the coding sequence ATGTCGAGCGAAGCCACACAGGGTGAACAGCGCCGGGCCAACCTGGCCGCGATCGAAGCGCTGGGCGTGCCCACCTACCCCCATCGCTTCGATGTCACCCACACCGTGGGCGACCTGGCCGACCGCTACGTCGACGCTTCCGCCGACGCGCTGGAACGCGACCGGGTGGAGACGGTCGTCGCCGGACGCGTCCTGAGCATCCGCAGCTTCGGCAAGGCGGGCTTCCTCGTGTTGTCGGACGGCCGCCGACGGCTGCAGGTCTACGTGCGCCAGGATGCCCTGTCGGAGAGAGACTACGCCGTGTCGAGGCTGCTCGATTTCGGAGACCTCGTGGGAGTCAGCGGGCACCTGTTCCGGACCAAGACCAACGAGCTCTCGGTCTGGGCCGCCTCGCTGACGTTCCTGGCGAAGTGCTTCCTGCCGCTGCCCGAGAAGTGGCACGGGCTGCAGGACATCGAAGTCCGGTATCGGCAGCGCTACCTGGATCTCATCGTCAACCCGGACGTCAGGCGGGTGTTCGAGATCCGCAGCCGCACCGTGGCCGCCATCCGCGACGTCCTGACCGGCCGGGGGTTCCTCGAAGTCGAGACGCCCATGATGCAGCCGATTGCCGGCGGCGCGCTGGCCCGGCCCTTCGTCACCCATCACAACGCCCTGGACATCAAGCTGTACCTCCGGATCGCCCCGGAGCTGTACCTGAAGCGGCTCGTCGTCGGCGGCATCGAGCGCGTGTTCGAGATCAACCGCAACTTCCGGAACGAGGGCATCTCCACGCAGCACAATCCCGAGTTCACGATGCTCGAGTTCTACTGGGCGTACGTGGACTACCAGACGCTGATGGCGTTCACCGAGGAACTGCTCTCGACGGTGGCCGAGCGGGTCACCGGCGGCACCACGTGCCGCTTCGGCGACCACGAGATCTCCTTCGCCGCCCCCTTCCGCCGGCTCTCGATGCGGCACGCCGCCGCCGAAGAGGCGAGCCGCCGGCTTGGCCGGACCGTGGCGCCCGACGACCTCCGGACGCTCGACGGCGCCCGGGCCGTCGCGCGCGATCTCCACATCGACGTGGCGCCAGGGGCCGGCGCCGGCAAGGTCACGAGCGACATCTTCGAACACTTGTGGCAGGCGTCGCTCGTCCAGCCGACGTTCGTGTACGACTTCCCGACCGAGGTCTCGCCGCTGTCGAAACAGCGCGCCGACGACCCGGACACCGTCGAGCGCTTCGAGCTCTACATCGGCGGCTTCGAGGTCGCGAATGCCTTCAGCGAGCTGAACGATCCCGATGAGCAGCGCCGCCGCTTCGAAGCCCAGCTCGCCGACAAGGCCCGGGGCGACGATGAGGCGCATGCCATGGACGAGGACTACGTCCGGGCCCTCGAGTACGGCCTGCCGCCGACCGGTGGGGAAGGCATCGGCATCGACCGGCTCGTCATGGTGCTCAGCAACAGCCCCTCTATCCGCGACGTGATCCTGTTCCCGCAGATGCGCCCGCGCGAGTAG
- a CDS encoding DUF6677 family protein, with translation MRATTAERTQTLPPAGAAALAWVVPGAAHLALGKRQKGLVFLVAIPCMFAIGLALDGRIFPFDLTQPLAALAAFAARGVGLLGLAAGWLGFGKGVVTAASYEYGNTFIIVAGLLNMLVALDAFDVASGRK, from the coding sequence GTGCGAGCGACCACTGCCGAGCGGACTCAGACGCTGCCACCTGCGGGCGCCGCGGCTCTGGCGTGGGTCGTACCGGGTGCGGCCCATCTCGCATTGGGTAAACGCCAGAAAGGCTTGGTATTCCTGGTCGCGATTCCGTGCATGTTCGCGATTGGCCTCGCGCTCGACGGGCGGATCTTCCCGTTCGACCTGACGCAGCCGCTGGCCGCGCTCGCGGCCTTCGCCGCGCGCGGTGTCGGTCTCCTGGGCCTGGCGGCCGGCTGGCTCGGCTTCGGCAAGGGCGTGGTCACGGCCGCTTCCTACGAGTACGGCAACACGTTCATCATCGTGGCCGGCCTGCTGAACATGCTCGTGGCCCTGGACGCGTTCGACGTCGCGTCGGGTCGCAAGTGA
- a CDS encoding lipoprotein-releasing ABC transporter permease subunit, which translates to MPYELFVALRYLVAKRKQAFISVISLVSMLGVTVGVMALVIALALMTGLQQGVRDRMLGSQAHVYVWKPAGLTDYHADVTRLEALPDVLGAAPALMGKALVSKEDQQAFITIKGIDPALEPNVTDIAGAVTSGAFADLTTGGEDQLPGILIGQELAGQLGALVGDTVSVLTPNGTLSPMGVMPRQRRLRVVGIFQLGLFEFDQAFGYVTLDTAGRLAGKTEPDHIELRVRDIYEAPAIADEVSTLDGTTYVAQDWADLNKSLFSALWLEKVAISIAIGLIVMVAALNIVASLVLLVMEKSRDIAILKTMGASGTGIRRIFMLQGLVIGLVGTLVGATLGVAIATALDRTRAIRIPADVYQLSYLPFTIVPRDVAIVVIAAVVICFVATMYPSRQAARLDPSEALRYE; encoded by the coding sequence GTGCCCTACGAGCTCTTCGTCGCCCTGCGGTACCTCGTCGCCAAGCGCAAGCAGGCGTTCATCTCGGTGATCTCCCTGGTCTCGATGCTGGGCGTGACCGTGGGCGTGATGGCGCTCGTGATCGCGCTGGCCCTGATGACGGGGCTGCAGCAGGGAGTGCGGGACCGGATGCTGGGTTCGCAGGCGCACGTGTACGTCTGGAAGCCCGCCGGTCTGACCGACTACCACGCCGACGTCACCCGCCTGGAGGCGCTGCCCGACGTGCTCGGCGCGGCGCCGGCGCTCATGGGGAAGGCGCTCGTGAGCAAGGAAGACCAGCAGGCGTTCATCACCATCAAGGGGATCGACCCGGCGCTGGAGCCCAACGTGACCGACATCGCGGGCGCCGTCACGTCTGGGGCGTTCGCGGACCTCACCACGGGCGGCGAGGACCAGCTGCCGGGTATCCTGATCGGGCAGGAGCTGGCCGGGCAGCTCGGGGCGCTCGTCGGCGACACCGTGAGCGTGCTGACGCCGAACGGCACGCTGTCGCCGATGGGCGTCATGCCGCGTCAGCGCCGGCTGCGCGTGGTGGGCATCTTCCAGCTGGGCCTCTTCGAGTTCGATCAGGCGTTCGGGTACGTCACGCTCGACACCGCCGGGCGGCTGGCCGGGAAGACCGAGCCCGATCACATCGAGTTGCGCGTCCGCGACATCTACGAGGCGCCGGCCATCGCCGACGAGGTCTCCACGCTGGACGGCACGACCTACGTGGCCCAGGACTGGGCCGACCTCAACAAGTCGCTGTTCTCGGCACTGTGGCTGGAGAAGGTGGCCATCTCGATTGCGATCGGACTCATCGTGATGGTGGCCGCCCTGAACATCGTGGCGTCGCTCGTGCTGCTCGTGATGGAGAAGAGCCGCGACATCGCCATTCTGAAGACCATGGGGGCCTCCGGTACAGGCATCCGCCGGATCTTCATGCTCCAGGGACTGGTCATCGGACTCGTCGGCACGCTGGTCGGCGCCACGCTGGGCGTGGCCATCGCCACCGCGCTGGACCGGACGCGGGCGATCCGCATTCCGGCCGACGTCTACCAGCTGTCCTATCTGCCGTTCACCATCGTGCCGCGGGATGTCGCGATCGTCGTCATCGCCGCCGTCGTGATCTGCTTCGTGGCCACGATGTACCCGTCCCGTCAGGCCGCGCGACTGGATCCGTCCGAGGCGCTCCGGTATGAGTGA
- the ribH gene encoding 6,7-dimethyl-8-ribityllumazine synthase, whose translation MPTFEGAQDARGLKFAVVVARFNDFVTTRLLAGARQALADAGVSADDVDVVWVPGAFEVPAAAKAVARLRPPAAVVCLACVIRGGTPHFEYISSATAHGLMTAALDTGVPMTFGILTTDSVEQAVERAGADRSNKGYEAAQAAVELATLVRRLGAAS comes from the coding sequence GTGCCCACTTTCGAGGGCGCGCAGGACGCGCGCGGGCTGAAGTTCGCCGTCGTCGTGGCGCGCTTCAACGACTTCGTGACGACCCGGCTGCTGGCCGGGGCCCGCCAGGCGCTGGCCGATGCCGGCGTGTCCGCGGACGACGTGGACGTCGTCTGGGTCCCCGGCGCCTTCGAGGTGCCCGCCGCGGCGAAGGCCGTGGCCCGTCTCCGGCCCCCGGCGGCGGTGGTGTGCCTGGCTTGCGTGATTCGCGGCGGCACGCCCCACTTCGAGTACATCTCGTCGGCGACGGCTCACGGTCTCATGACGGCCGCGCTCGACACCGGCGTGCCGATGACGTTCGGCATCCTGACGACCGACTCGGTCGAGCAGGCCGTGGAGCGTGCCGGCGCCGACCGGTCCAACAAGGGATACGAAGCGGCCCAGGCGGCCGTCGAGCTGGCCACGCTGGTTCGACGTCTCGGAGCGGCGTCGTGA
- the nusB gene encoding transcription antitermination factor NusB: MTTLQPGGARWEARHRAREAALRALYLITVGQVPRDAALDLVSPAASDDDGLALDPEARALADRLTTGTWDAREDLDALIAPHCVNWRIERLAVLDHLVLRLAVHEWLTEKATPPKVVLSEALELARVYSGDAAVRFVNGVLDAVYHRLRREGRIID, encoded by the coding sequence GTGACGACGCTCCAGCCGGGTGGTGCCCGCTGGGAGGCACGGCACCGGGCGAGGGAGGCGGCACTTCGAGCGCTGTATCTCATCACCGTGGGGCAGGTTCCGCGAGACGCCGCGCTGGATCTCGTGTCCCCCGCGGCGAGCGACGACGACGGCCTGGCGCTCGATCCCGAGGCGCGCGCCCTCGCCGACCGCCTCACGACCGGCACGTGGGACGCCCGGGAGGACCTGGACGCCCTGATCGCCCCGCACTGCGTGAACTGGCGCATCGAGCGGCTGGCCGTGCTGGACCACCTCGTGCTGCGCCTGGCCGTGCACGAGTGGCTCACGGAGAAGGCAACGCCGCCGAAGGTGGTGCTGAGCGAAGCCCTCGAGCTCGCGCGCGTCTATAGCGGCGACGCAGCCGTGCGCTTCGTCAACGGCGTCCTCGACGCCGTCTACCACCGTCTGCGTCGCGAAGGCCGTATCATCGACTGA
- a CDS encoding TetR/AcrR family transcriptional regulator, with protein sequence MGIRERHDRERLAVREAILTAARDLFMHEGYANVSIRKIAERIEYSPAAIYSYFPGKDDIFFALAAEGFARLDQAITEVAGDPDPMQDLRNCWWAYYRFSKDQREFFHLMFVDRSVPAITEQWQGFGLLEQMLERVASRIRRSIDAGRFPPTLDPQVALHVLWGALTGPAVLGCSCRLAPGEDCDALARDVLETTIAGLAAGASLTFTPCHPSSGGAIDPSHTPGVVPDAG encoded by the coding sequence ATGGGCATACGAGAACGTCACGATCGCGAGCGCCTGGCCGTCCGAGAGGCCATCCTGACGGCGGCGCGCGACCTCTTCATGCACGAGGGCTACGCCAACGTGTCGATCCGCAAGATCGCCGAGCGGATCGAATACAGCCCGGCGGCCATCTACAGCTACTTTCCGGGAAAGGACGACATCTTCTTCGCGCTGGCCGCCGAGGGATTCGCCCGGCTCGATCAGGCCATCACCGAGGTCGCCGGCGACCCGGATCCCATGCAGGACCTCCGGAATTGCTGGTGGGCCTACTACCGCTTCTCGAAGGACCAGCGCGAGTTCTTCCACCTCATGTTCGTCGACCGCTCCGTCCCGGCGATCACCGAGCAATGGCAGGGGTTCGGACTGCTCGAGCAGATGCTCGAGCGGGTGGCGTCTCGCATCCGCCGTTCCATCGACGCCGGGCGCTTCCCGCCGACCCTCGACCCGCAGGTCGCCCTCCACGTGCTGTGGGGGGCACTGACCGGTCCGGCCGTCCTCGGCTGTTCGTGCCGCCTCGCGCCCGGAGAGGACTGCGACGCCTTGGCCCGCGACGTCCTCGAGACCACGATCGCCGGCCTGGCCGCCGGCGCGTCCTTGACCTTCACGCCCTGCCATCCCTCCAGTGGCGGGGCCATCGACCCGTCCCACACCCCTGGAGTTGTCCCCGATGCTGGCTAG